In one Corallococcus silvisoli genomic region, the following are encoded:
- a CDS encoding DNA circularization N-terminal domain-containing protein, whose protein sequence is MAVRIGKIELVGLTNIYTEDARNLVQQRVPGQSGSVFQDLGREPVTIVMEGIFLGNDTQAELEELRQAQMKATPMSFASDAIAGADLTDVLIADFQVKQLAGHQSRFSFFLRVKEYVEPPVAADAGVAAVNKAVAADAGAWAKGSVDAAGVLQDPSSLMAAVDGNPELLGHLTPDELGSVVNGTKDSLTGENFGSLLGSLGKVNPAAVGGFIDSLKESGSIGEFIQKLATEGVSLLEMVKGIDFGAALDVIKGIAGAGDFLAKLKRVAEEASALGTTLGEFDPLGPFKDLESKP, encoded by the coding sequence ATGGCGGTCCGGATTGGAAAGATCGAACTCGTCGGGCTCACCAACATCTACACCGAGGATGCGCGCAACCTCGTGCAGCAGCGCGTGCCCGGTCAGTCCGGCAGCGTCTTCCAGGACCTGGGCCGCGAGCCCGTCACCATCGTCATGGAGGGCATCTTCCTGGGCAATGACACCCAGGCGGAGCTGGAGGAGTTGCGCCAGGCGCAGATGAAGGCCACGCCGATGTCGTTCGCCTCGGACGCCATCGCCGGAGCCGACCTCACCGACGTCCTCATCGCGGACTTCCAGGTCAAGCAGCTCGCGGGCCACCAGAGCCGCTTCAGCTTCTTCCTCCGCGTGAAGGAGTACGTGGAGCCCCCCGTCGCCGCGGACGCGGGCGTCGCGGCGGTGAACAAGGCCGTGGCCGCGGACGCCGGGGCCTGGGCCAAGGGCTCCGTGGATGCCGCTGGCGTGCTGCAGGACCCCAGCTCGCTCATGGCGGCGGTGGATGGAAACCCGGAGCTGCTGGGCCACCTCACGCCGGATGAGCTGGGCTCCGTCGTCAACGGCACCAAGGACTCGCTCACGGGAGAGAACTTCGGCAGCCTGCTGGGCTCGCTCGGCAAGGTGAACCCCGCCGCCGTGGGGGGCTTCATCGACTCGCTGAAGGAGTCCGGGAGCATCGGGGAGTTCATCCAGAAGCTCGCCACCGAGGGTGTCAGCCTCCTGGAGATGGTGAAGGGCATCGACTTCGGCGCGGCCCTCGACGTCATCAAAGGCATCGCTGGCGCCGGCGACTTCCTCGCCAAGCTCAAGCGCGTCGCGGAAGAGGCGTCCGCGCTGGGCACCACCCTGGGTGAGTTCGATCCGCTCGGGCCCTTCAAGGACCTGGAGTCGAAACCATGA
- a CDS encoding phage baseplate assembly protein V — protein sequence MSDLVTIIRAIVRDEVASLRLGDLGVVTSAFPHADGDAHNHECNVKLRESGLELRKVPIATPHIGMVSAPHTGEVVVITYIGGDPNRPIITGRLYSDSINPPLHEADEWRVVAPPGGKTSIAIDQEQSIILTAGETVVTVKQDDVITIKGKTDLKLEVEGNVQLKCADCTLDASGKIDLGKGGSGVITEQSHKCYFTGAPLKGSQDVKAK from the coding sequence ATGAGCGACCTGGTCACCATCATCCGCGCCATCGTCCGGGATGAGGTCGCCTCCCTGCGCCTGGGCGACCTGGGCGTGGTGACGAGCGCCTTTCCCCACGCGGACGGGGATGCGCACAACCACGAGTGCAACGTGAAGCTGCGCGAGAGCGGGTTGGAGCTGCGCAAGGTGCCCATCGCCACGCCGCACATCGGCATGGTGAGCGCGCCGCACACGGGCGAGGTGGTCGTCATCACCTATATCGGTGGGGATCCGAACCGCCCCATCATCACCGGCCGGCTCTACTCCGACTCCATCAACCCGCCCCTCCACGAGGCGGATGAGTGGCGCGTCGTGGCGCCTCCGGGCGGCAAGACGTCCATCGCCATCGACCAGGAGCAGTCCATCATCCTCACCGCGGGCGAGACGGTGGTGACGGTGAAGCAGGACGACGTCATCACCATCAAGGGCAAGACGGACCTCAAGCTGGAGGTCGAGGGCAACGTCCAGCTCAAGTGCGCGGACTGCACCCTCGACGCGTCCGGGAAGATCGACCTGGGCAAGGGCGGCAGCGGCGTCATCACCGAGCAGAGCCACAAGTGCTACTTCACCGGCGCCCCGCTCAAGGGCTCCCAGGACGTGAAGGCCAAGTGA
- a CDS encoding GPW/gp25 family protein: MADELRTDLRLAFKESGEVDLDWSTDTGATTVSGKDNLIQALTLRLIVYRGHLEQLGHTRYGSRVADLIGEPLDRANLDLLRRYVRQALKEDPRVDEVTALSVTARADLPGAVDVRASIRAVTGDAVELGLALDLG, from the coding sequence ATGGCGGACGAGCTTCGGACCGACCTGCGCCTCGCGTTCAAGGAGTCCGGCGAGGTGGACCTGGACTGGTCCACCGACACCGGCGCCACGACGGTCAGCGGCAAGGACAACCTCATCCAGGCGCTGACGCTGCGCCTCATCGTCTACCGGGGACACCTGGAGCAGCTGGGCCACACCCGCTACGGCAGCCGCGTCGCGGACCTCATTGGAGAACCGTTGGACCGGGCCAACCTGGACCTGCTGCGGCGCTATGTGCGTCAGGCGCTCAAGGAGGACCCGCGCGTGGACGAGGTGACGGCGTTGAGCGTCACCGCCCGGGCCGACCTGCCGGGCGCGGTGGACGTGAGGGCCAGCATCCGGGCCGTCACGGGAGACGCGGTGGAGCTGGGGCTGGCGCTCGACCTGGGTTGA
- a CDS encoding baseplate J/gp47 family protein has product MSLLPPEETSFSAIVDRLLSNLGPGSDTNAGSMARTLAEAYAREMATFYAMMDLAHRSGYLDTAEGAALDNVVAVLGLERARAGRLTGEVELSRAAPAPDDIGIPAGRQVTGVTADSKPLPLFETMEEATLRRGETRVTIRVQEIRDDSDASKQAPPVINPLRLTMMPRPILGIEAVTNRAPLHRGSEDESDASLRARARTALRDGEKGTVEAIAAAVRQQGVQQVTVREPEDAPPGVIDVLVGDADFELNTAGVARVEAAIRESKAAGIRVRLRYARTVYFQVDFQVEPVDPEMDEGTFDRLRRELQQALMRYTLELPVGESVNRRKLEALLFGNAAIRRISDLAVETFVWGSSPQNPLQKQLVRESKSRVYGANRDWKMDPLEAARIDLDLKPPRITRLRPPVWRLDLVVALPGSEPRTPEQVRESLRGAVEVYAARLGEDVQMGREARVSLDDLQQTLKTQARIDSLLACNVTLETGLAVSLVAAPPATGLRDQVTFVVLRSDVRMVLGGAELVGVG; this is encoded by the coding sequence TTGAGCCTCCTCCCGCCCGAAGAGACCTCGTTCAGCGCCATCGTCGACCGGCTGCTGTCGAACCTGGGGCCGGGGAGCGACACGAACGCTGGCAGCATGGCGCGCACCCTGGCGGAGGCCTATGCCCGGGAGATGGCGACCTTCTACGCCATGATGGATCTGGCCCACCGCTCCGGGTACCTGGACACCGCCGAGGGCGCCGCCCTGGACAACGTGGTGGCCGTGCTGGGCCTGGAGCGCGCTCGCGCCGGACGCCTGACCGGCGAAGTGGAGCTCAGCCGCGCCGCGCCCGCCCCGGATGACATCGGCATTCCCGCGGGCCGTCAGGTGACGGGCGTGACCGCGGACTCCAAGCCGCTGCCCCTCTTCGAGACGATGGAAGAGGCCACGCTGCGCCGCGGAGAGACGCGCGTCACCATCCGCGTGCAGGAGATCCGCGACGACTCGGATGCGTCCAAGCAGGCCCCGCCCGTCATCAACCCCCTCCGGCTGACGATGATGCCCCGGCCCATCCTGGGCATCGAAGCCGTCACCAACCGCGCGCCGCTGCACCGGGGCAGCGAGGACGAGTCGGACGCGAGCCTCCGCGCCCGCGCGCGCACCGCCCTGCGCGATGGCGAGAAGGGCACAGTGGAGGCCATCGCCGCGGCCGTGCGCCAGCAAGGCGTGCAGCAGGTCACCGTGCGCGAGCCGGAGGATGCGCCCCCGGGCGTCATCGACGTGCTCGTCGGCGATGCCGACTTCGAGCTGAACACCGCGGGGGTGGCGCGCGTGGAGGCCGCCATCCGCGAGTCGAAGGCCGCCGGCATCCGCGTGCGGCTGCGCTACGCGCGCACCGTCTACTTCCAGGTGGACTTCCAGGTGGAGCCCGTCGACCCGGAGATGGACGAGGGGACCTTCGACCGGCTCCGCCGGGAGCTCCAGCAGGCGCTGATGCGCTACACGCTGGAGCTGCCGGTGGGGGAGAGCGTGAACCGCCGCAAGCTGGAGGCCCTCCTCTTCGGCAACGCCGCCATCCGCCGCATCAGCGACCTGGCGGTGGAGACCTTCGTCTGGGGCTCGAGCCCCCAGAACCCCCTCCAGAAGCAGCTCGTTCGCGAGAGCAAGAGCCGCGTCTACGGGGCCAACCGCGACTGGAAGATGGATCCGTTGGAGGCGGCGCGGATCGACCTGGACCTGAAGCCGCCGCGCATCACCCGGCTGCGTCCTCCCGTCTGGCGCCTGGATCTGGTCGTGGCGCTGCCAGGAAGCGAACCCCGCACGCCGGAGCAGGTTCGCGAGTCGCTGCGCGGCGCGGTGGAGGTCTACGCCGCCCGGCTCGGCGAGGATGTCCAGATGGGCCGTGAAGCGCGCGTCAGCCTGGACGACCTCCAGCAGACGCTGAAGACCCAGGCGCGGATCGACTCCCTGCTGGCCTGCAACGTCACCCTGGAGACGGGGCTCGCTGTCTCCCTCGTCGCGGCTCCTCCCGCGACCGGGCTGCGGGATCAGGTCACCTTCGTCGTCCTGCGGTCCGATGTCCGCATGGTGCTCGGCGGCGCCGAGCTGGTGGGGGTCGGATGA
- a CDS encoding tail fiber domain-containing protein codes for MSDPFYPAKSGDPILADTWNNMQIKVRDEIRSHTHRGADDGKQLDGDSIVPTASLKVNRVDASVALTVKSIDVLTRLTELGAQKLSLTGGAMTGALSVNSSVAVGASAPGTKRLLVVQPGTPDNNAGLEVRGNGDHSWGVNLVLRTVAGVDGASMLLRSRSKSWQVRGETGAAATGFQITEDGGDVEYGSGAGTPRLHIKSGGAVGIGTTDPQGMLDVRVPGANGWDRLTVTTTADWGDGTLQYVTIGAGGASGIMMSNPHVVWHKGAQSAAIRYGRSGGVQAGAFWDVGTRPNNAFSLALNGGNHALWLTQEGNIGIGTTAPAVRLDVQGGGLRVNGGAITPSVGNSPSAGIMFPTDPGGGSGDAAFIRYYVVGGEACKLLIGIDNDGDDSLGFWQTGGERMTVMNGNVGIGVMNPLTALHINQRAWSQGIRIQDYTGGGRYFGIHYDNPGVICLYHQNGSGQYMKEDGLWNRNSDVSLKENIVEMQGVLERFVALRPVTFDWKVDGLPTLGLVAQEVEPLFPDIVSESGKRGEDGRPLKGLAYEALGVLAVAAIKELKQHYDARIEALERQLQRQESNR; via the coding sequence ATGAGTGACCCTTTCTACCCGGCGAAGTCTGGCGACCCCATCCTGGCCGACACCTGGAACAACATGCAGATCAAGGTGCGCGACGAGATCCGCTCGCACACGCACCGGGGCGCGGATGATGGGAAGCAGCTCGATGGGGACAGCATCGTCCCCACCGCCTCGTTGAAGGTGAACCGGGTGGACGCCTCCGTCGCCCTGACGGTGAAGAGCATCGACGTCCTCACGCGGCTGACCGAGCTGGGCGCCCAGAAGCTGTCGCTCACGGGAGGCGCCATGACGGGCGCGCTCTCCGTGAACTCGAGCGTCGCCGTCGGCGCCTCCGCCCCTGGTACGAAGCGGCTGCTCGTCGTCCAGCCGGGGACTCCTGACAACAACGCGGGGTTGGAGGTCCGGGGCAACGGAGACCACTCCTGGGGCGTGAACCTGGTCTTGCGCACGGTGGCGGGCGTGGATGGCGCGTCCATGCTGTTGCGCAGCCGGAGCAAGAGCTGGCAGGTCCGAGGCGAGACGGGCGCCGCGGCGACGGGCTTCCAGATCACCGAGGACGGCGGCGATGTCGAGTACGGCAGCGGAGCCGGCACGCCACGTCTGCACATCAAGTCCGGCGGCGCCGTGGGCATCGGCACCACGGATCCCCAGGGCATGCTGGACGTCCGGGTCCCGGGCGCCAACGGCTGGGACCGGCTCACGGTCACCACCACGGCGGATTGGGGCGACGGCACGCTCCAGTATGTGACCATTGGCGCGGGGGGCGCGTCCGGCATCATGATGAGCAACCCCCATGTCGTCTGGCACAAGGGGGCCCAGAGCGCCGCCATCCGCTATGGCCGCAGCGGGGGAGTCCAGGCTGGGGCCTTCTGGGACGTCGGCACACGTCCGAACAACGCCTTCTCCCTGGCGCTCAACGGCGGCAACCACGCGCTCTGGCTGACGCAAGAGGGCAACATCGGCATCGGCACGACGGCGCCTGCCGTCCGGTTGGACGTCCAGGGCGGCGGCCTGCGCGTCAACGGCGGGGCGATCACCCCGTCCGTGGGCAACTCGCCCTCCGCCGGCATCATGTTCCCGACCGACCCGGGTGGCGGGAGCGGTGACGCGGCCTTCATCCGCTACTACGTCGTGGGCGGAGAGGCGTGCAAGCTGCTCATCGGCATCGACAACGACGGTGACGACAGCCTCGGGTTCTGGCAGACCGGCGGGGAGCGGATGACGGTGATGAACGGCAACGTCGGGATCGGCGTCATGAACCCGCTGACGGCGCTGCACATCAACCAGCGGGCCTGGTCGCAAGGCATCCGCATCCAGGACTACACCGGCGGCGGGAGGTACTTCGGCATCCACTACGACAACCCGGGGGTCATCTGCCTGTACCATCAGAACGGCTCCGGCCAGTACATGAAGGAAGACGGGCTGTGGAACCGGAACTCGGATGTCTCGCTGAAGGAGAACATCGTGGAGATGCAGGGGGTGCTGGAGCGCTTCGTCGCGCTCCGCCCGGTGACCTTCGACTGGAAGGTCGACGGTCTGCCCACCCTGGGCCTCGTGGCGCAAGAAGTGGAGCCCCTCTTCCCGGACATCGTCAGCGAGAGCGGGAAGCGCGGAGAGGATGGCAGGCCGCTCAAGGGACTCGCCTATGAAGCGTTGGGCGTGCTGGCGGTCGCGGCCATCAAGGAACTCAAGCAGCACTACGACGCACGCATTGAAGCCCTGGAGCGACAGCTCCAGCGCCAGGAGTCGAACCGATGA
- a CDS encoding alpha/beta fold hydrolase, with product MLRTCFVEGSGGVRLAVSDTGPSSGVPSVLFVHGLAQSRHAWDTVLQGGLARSHRLVAVDLRGHGDSDKPEGDEPYVNGVHFAGDLEAVIQRLGLERPVVVSWSYGGVVVGDYLRHRGDAALGGLFFVAASLKTGKPARALFGPGMMSNARGLLSEDTETYEAAARAFIGACSARRVDPSLAEESVRAMLRVPPNVRRALLSRAEDYSVELERCGRPVATLHGELDLVVLPAMSSEGVLRCARAARGTWLPGVGHLPFIEATADFEAALARFVEAAKSAE from the coding sequence ATGCTGCGCACTTGCTTCGTTGAAGGTTCCGGTGGCGTCCGGCTCGCGGTGAGCGACACGGGCCCGTCGTCGGGTGTTCCCTCCGTGCTCTTCGTGCATGGCCTCGCCCAGAGCCGCCATGCGTGGGACACGGTCCTCCAGGGCGGCCTGGCTCGAAGCCACCGGCTCGTCGCGGTCGACCTCCGCGGTCACGGCGACTCGGACAAGCCTGAAGGGGACGAGCCGTATGTGAATGGCGTCCACTTCGCCGGAGACCTGGAGGCGGTCATCCAGCGGCTCGGCCTGGAGCGGCCGGTCGTGGTCTCCTGGTCATACGGTGGCGTCGTCGTCGGGGACTACCTCCGGCACCGGGGAGATGCCGCGTTGGGCGGCCTCTTCTTCGTGGCGGCGTCGCTCAAGACAGGCAAGCCCGCGCGCGCCCTGTTCGGGCCGGGGATGATGTCGAACGCGCGGGGCCTGCTGTCCGAGGACACGGAAACCTACGAGGCCGCCGCTCGCGCCTTCATCGGCGCATGCTCCGCGCGACGGGTCGACCCGTCGCTGGCCGAGGAGAGCGTCCGCGCCATGCTCCGCGTGCCCCCGAACGTCCGGCGCGCGCTCCTCTCCCGCGCGGAGGACTACTCGGTGGAGTTGGAGCGTTGCGGCCGCCCCGTGGCGACGCTCCACGGTGAGCTCGACCTGGTGGTCCTTCCGGCCATGAGTTCGGAGGGGGTGCTGCGGTGCGCCCGCGCGGCGCGGGGCACGTGGCTCCCCGGCGTGGGGCACCTGCCCTTCATCGAGGCGACTGCGGACTTCGAGGCCGCGCTCGCGCGCTTCGTGGAGGCCGCGAAGTCGGCGGAGTGA
- a CDS encoding GntR family transcriptional regulator, with product MAAPSRIRGPVSEPTLASAVVDRLRGDILHGVLPPGEKLRLEHLAPRYGVGRTPLREACCRLASEGLVTIEDQRGFRVAPISRADILDLTRTRQQIETLALRAAIIHGDITWEGEVTAALHRLLRSVQTSERGTLDEAWELEHARFHAALLSACGSPWLLKFHATLFDQTERYRRLAQAHGKAGRDVEGEHTALVRATLDRDAERACALLTEHLARTTELVLQVHPGLRASAPSPQKNLPTKSRSLPAKD from the coding sequence ATGGCTGCTCCATCCCGCATCCGTGGCCCGGTGTCCGAACCCACGCTCGCGTCAGCGGTCGTGGACCGGCTGCGCGGGGACATCCTTCATGGGGTGCTACCCCCGGGTGAGAAGCTGCGGCTCGAACACCTGGCGCCACGCTACGGCGTCGGGCGGACGCCGCTGCGGGAGGCCTGCTGCCGACTGGCGTCCGAGGGGCTCGTCACCATCGAGGACCAGCGTGGCTTCCGGGTGGCGCCCATCTCTCGCGCCGACATCCTGGACCTGACGCGGACGCGCCAGCAGATCGAGACGCTCGCGCTGCGCGCGGCCATCATCCATGGCGACATCACCTGGGAGGGCGAGGTGACCGCGGCCCTGCACCGCCTCCTCCGGAGCGTCCAGACCTCGGAGCGCGGGACGCTCGACGAGGCCTGGGAGCTCGAGCACGCGCGCTTCCACGCGGCCCTGCTCAGCGCGTGCGGCTCGCCCTGGCTCTTGAAGTTCCATGCGACGTTGTTCGACCAGACCGAGCGCTACCGGCGCCTCGCCCAGGCGCACGGCAAGGCCGGGAGGGACGTGGAGGGAGAGCACACCGCGCTCGTGCGAGCCACCCTGGACCGCGACGCGGAGCGTGCCTGCGCGCTCCTGACCGAACACCTGGCGAGGACCACCGAGCTGGTCCTCCAGGTCCACCCGGGGCTGCGCGCGAGCGCTCCATCCCCTCAAAAGAATTTGCCGACAAAAAGCCGTTCCCTTCCCGCAAAGGATTGA
- a CDS encoding fumarylacetoacetate hydrolase family protein encodes MASILVKDVPALGVRTPRGMVNMTALDPSVGSSLRALLERGPGVLATLAARAAEAAESYVLSPSEFRFRPLVPEPSKFLCLGLNYVAHASEATYETPRHPVVFTRVPSSLLAHGEPLVVPTCSNQLDYEAELAVVVGRPGRNIPRERALEWVAGYTLFNDGSIRDYQKRTPQWTVGKNFDGTGPLGPELVTPDELPEGARGLRIQMRVGGELLQDANTSDMIFDVATVIADLSEAMTLQPGDVIAMGTPSGVGAARTPPRYLRAGDVCEVSIERIGALTNPVADAVSARAGAPRTHEQPAAPAAK; translated from the coding sequence ATGGCATCGATTCTCGTGAAGGATGTGCCCGCCCTGGGCGTGCGCACCCCCAGAGGGATGGTCAACATGACGGCTCTCGATCCGTCGGTCGGGAGCTCGCTGCGGGCCCTGCTCGAACGGGGCCCTGGTGTGTTGGCGACGCTCGCCGCGCGTGCGGCGGAGGCGGCCGAGTCGTACGTGCTTTCGCCCTCGGAGTTCCGCTTCCGGCCGCTCGTGCCGGAGCCGAGCAAGTTCCTCTGCCTCGGGTTGAACTACGTCGCGCACGCGTCGGAGGCGACCTACGAAACGCCGCGCCACCCCGTGGTCTTCACGCGTGTACCGTCGAGCCTCCTCGCGCACGGTGAGCCGCTGGTGGTCCCCACCTGCTCGAATCAGCTCGACTACGAGGCCGAGCTCGCCGTGGTGGTGGGGCGCCCGGGGCGGAACATCCCACGGGAGCGGGCGCTGGAATGGGTCGCCGGGTACACGCTCTTCAACGACGGCTCGATTCGGGACTACCAGAAGCGCACTCCCCAGTGGACGGTGGGGAAGAACTTCGATGGGACAGGGCCCCTGGGCCCCGAGCTCGTGACCCCTGATGAGCTGCCCGAGGGAGCCCGCGGGTTGCGCATCCAGATGCGTGTCGGGGGCGAGCTCCTCCAGGACGCGAACACGTCGGACATGATCTTCGACGTCGCCACCGTCATCGCGGACCTCTCCGAGGCCATGACGCTCCAGCCGGGTGATGTCATCGCGATGGGGACTCCGAGCGGCGTGGGCGCCGCGCGAACGCCGCCGCGGTACCTCCGCGCCGGTGACGTGTGTGAGGTCTCCATCGAGCGGATCGGCGCCTTGACCAACCCCGTCGCCGACGCTGTCTCCGCGCGCGCCGGGGCGCCGCGCACGCACGAGCAGCCAGCCGCACCGGCGGCGAAGTGA
- a CDS encoding VOC family protein — MSTQAKLPSRLHHTAYVTRDLEATRRFYEELIGLPLVATWCESDELFGAVRTYCHTFFELADGSALAFFQFEKPEDQQLFGPEMPASPFHHIALNVDQEAQHGIEQRLRAAGYKEPELYVLEHGYCRSLYVKDPNGMIVEFTHDSPEAVKPALVEVRRAKARQELARWLAGDRTSNNVFR, encoded by the coding sequence ATGTCCACGCAAGCGAAACTGCCCAGCAGGCTGCATCACACGGCCTACGTGACCCGGGATCTCGAGGCGACACGGAGGTTCTACGAGGAGCTGATTGGCCTGCCGCTCGTGGCGACCTGGTGCGAGTCGGACGAGCTGTTCGGTGCCGTCCGCACCTACTGCCACACGTTCTTCGAACTCGCGGATGGGAGCGCGCTCGCGTTCTTCCAGTTCGAGAAGCCGGAGGACCAGCAGCTCTTCGGGCCGGAGATGCCCGCCTCTCCGTTCCACCACATCGCGCTGAACGTGGACCAGGAGGCCCAGCACGGAATCGAGCAGCGTCTGCGGGCTGCTGGCTACAAGGAGCCCGAGCTGTACGTGCTCGAGCACGGCTACTGCCGCTCGCTCTACGTGAAGGACCCGAACGGGATGATCGTCGAGTTCACGCATGACAGCCCGGAGGCCGTGAAGCCCGCGCTCGTGGAGGTCCGCCGCGCCAAGGCCCGCCAGGAGCTGGCGCGTTGGCTCGCGGGGGACCGCACCTCCAACAACGTGTTCCGGTGA
- a CDS encoding polysaccharide deacetylase family protein: MSLLTLSFDNGPDPRVTPRVLDILASHAIPAWFFVLGKNLVSDEGRRLVARARDAGHVIGNHSFTHAIPLGEDARPDAVEEEIAATEELLSPLLSAPKWFRPFGGGGRLGPHLLSPRAVDHLCTHQYSCVLWNSVPGDWLDPVGWPEKALQDCAMRPHTLMVLHDIPDACLEGLDGFLVRAKALGVRFTTECPPDCVPIVEGRIVGDLSGLVAAG; the protein is encoded by the coding sequence GTGAGCCTGCTCACGCTCTCGTTCGACAACGGGCCCGATCCCCGCGTGACACCGCGGGTGCTCGACATCCTGGCGTCGCACGCCATCCCCGCCTGGTTCTTCGTGCTGGGGAAGAACCTCGTCTCGGACGAGGGGAGGCGGCTCGTCGCGCGTGCGCGCGATGCGGGGCACGTCATCGGGAATCACTCCTTCACGCACGCCATTCCGCTTGGGGAAGATGCGCGCCCGGACGCGGTGGAGGAGGAGATCGCCGCGACGGAGGAGCTCCTCTCCCCGCTGCTCTCCGCGCCGAAGTGGTTCCGTCCCTTCGGAGGCGGAGGGAGGCTGGGCCCACACCTGCTGAGTCCGCGCGCCGTCGACCACCTGTGCACCCACCAATACTCGTGTGTGCTCTGGAACAGCGTTCCCGGCGACTGGCTCGACCCCGTGGGATGGCCCGAGAAGGCGCTCCAGGATTGCGCGATGCGCCCTCACACGCTGATGGTCTTGCATGACATCCCGGACGCCTGTCTGGAGGGATTGGACGGGTTCCTCGTCCGGGCGAAGGCGCTGGGCGTGCGCTTCACGACGGAGTGCCCGCCGGACTGTGTGCCCATCGTGGAGGGTCGCATCGTTGGCGACCTCTCGGGGCTCGTCGCCGCTGGCTGA
- a CDS encoding LysR family transcriptional regulator, which yields MLTENALAGIRAFVALGDTGSFTDAAQRIDVSRTAVSKAVSRLEARLGVRLVERSTRRLALTPEGREFHERCRQVMEALASAEASVSTRRTQPAGDVRLDVPLLFGRRWVMPVVGELAARHPRLRFDVTFSNRVSELVADGVDLAVRIGKLADRAELMARPLGVQRTILCASPTYLARGGVPQTLADLAGHRCLLSDRRTGWRLTELVDATRPEAGMASSEVPVDGALCLRDTGALLDAALAGMGVAQLPSWLAAEHLQAGALRRVLPMLRGASLPIHAVWPRGRHMPPRIRLVIDALVAQMATQPQFAA from the coding sequence ATGCTGACGGAGAACGCACTGGCTGGAATCCGCGCCTTTGTCGCCTTGGGCGACACGGGCAGCTTCACCGACGCGGCGCAACGCATCGACGTGTCGCGTACGGCCGTGAGCAAGGCGGTCTCGCGGCTTGAAGCGCGCCTGGGCGTCCGCCTGGTGGAGCGCTCCACCCGCCGGCTGGCGTTGACGCCGGAGGGGCGTGAATTCCACGAGCGTTGTCGGCAGGTGATGGAGGCCTTGGCCTCGGCGGAGGCGTCCGTCAGCACCCGGCGGACACAGCCGGCGGGCGACGTGCGCCTGGACGTGCCCCTGCTGTTCGGCCGTCGCTGGGTCATGCCGGTCGTGGGTGAGCTGGCCGCGCGGCATCCGCGTTTGCGCTTCGATGTGACGTTCTCCAACCGCGTGAGCGAACTGGTGGCCGACGGAGTGGACCTGGCCGTGCGCATCGGCAAGCTGGCGGACCGCGCGGAGCTGATGGCGCGTCCCTTGGGTGTACAGCGGACGATCCTCTGCGCCTCACCGACGTATCTGGCGCGCGGCGGCGTGCCTCAGACCCTCGCCGACCTCGCCGGGCACCGTTGCCTGCTATCGGATCGCCGGACGGGCTGGCGGTTGACGGAGCTTGTGGACGCAACGCGACCGGAGGCGGGAATGGCCTCGAGCGAGGTTCCCGTGGATGGCGCGCTCTGCCTGCGTGACACCGGCGCATTGCTGGATGCGGCGCTGGCGGGCATGGGCGTGGCGCAACTGCCCTCGTGGCTGGCCGCTGAACACTTGCAGGCGGGCGCCTTGCGCCGTGTGCTGCCGATGCTCCGGGGGGCCTCGCTCCCCATCCACGCCGTCTGGCCGAGGGGGAGGCACATGCCTCCGCGGATTCGACTGGTGATTGACGCGCTGGTCGCGCAAATGGCCACCCAGCCGCAGTTCGCCGCGTAG
- a CDS encoding SDR family oxidoreductase, which translates to MSRDKTLVVIGGSSGIGLRTAELAAECGIHVVIGGRSQDRLDGALARLGGGARGYTVDSASRESLAAFFGHIDSIDMLFTPGASYRVGSFADSPPEVAESPFTHKFWGQYWAVHAALPKLTERASVVLMSGAAGARPVKGGAAYAACNAAVEGLARGLATELAPRRVNVIAPGTVDSDLWRRRPAELRDAAFSGYRAATLLGEVGRVDDVADAALFLLTNSAMTGSTLFADGGYVLR; encoded by the coding sequence ATGTCACGCGACAAGACGTTGGTGGTGATTGGCGGCAGCTCCGGCATCGGCCTGCGGACCGCGGAGCTGGCGGCCGAGTGCGGGATCCACGTGGTCATCGGGGGCCGTTCTCAAGACCGGCTCGACGGCGCACTGGCCCGGTTGGGCGGCGGCGCGCGCGGCTACACCGTCGATTCGGCGTCGCGCGAGTCGCTGGCGGCGTTCTTCGGCCACATCGACAGCATCGACATGCTCTTCACGCCAGGGGCGAGCTACCGCGTCGGGAGTTTCGCCGACAGTCCGCCAGAGGTCGCGGAGAGCCCGTTCACGCACAAGTTCTGGGGACAATATTGGGCCGTGCATGCCGCACTGCCGAAGTTGACGGAACGTGCCTCGGTGGTGCTGATGTCGGGCGCGGCCGGCGCCCGGCCCGTCAAGGGGGGCGCGGCCTACGCCGCCTGCAACGCCGCGGTCGAAGGGCTCGCGCGGGGGCTGGCCACGGAGCTCGCGCCACGTCGGGTCAATGTCATCGCGCCGGGCACCGTCGACAGCGACCTGTGGCGTCGGCGCCCCGCCGAGCTCCGCGATGCCGCCTTCAGCGGCTATCGCGCCGCCACGCTGCTCGGTGAAGTCGGGCGTGTCGACGATGTCGCGGATGCGGCCCTGTTCTTGCTCACCAACAGCGCCATGACCGGTTCGACACTCTTCGCCGATGGCGGCTACGTGTTGCGCTGA